One genomic window of Anoplolepis gracilipes chromosome 5, ASM4749672v1, whole genome shotgun sequence includes the following:
- the LOC140666333 gene encoding low-density lipoprotein receptor isoform X2 has translation MGRESRGVLLLVALAALAAANAFSIDSKLACPLRQFRCANGRCIPISWVCDKSDDCTDNSDESPEECKFAQECKDSDFKCTNGRCIPNIWHCDGDRDCPDGADEDPAVCRATPCSETEFQCSPGECIPKTWVCDHQIDCTDGLDEKNCRNDTCRSDEFTCANKHCIQQLWVCDNDNDCGDNSDEKACGPTTCNPGTDFSCSENYCITSRWRCDGDYDCPDRSDEIGCKESVSKERISHCDKEFDCDDGVTCIHQTWVCDGEKDCPNGADESPQRCHNVTCRPDQFQCEDRRSCISGHLYCNGKAECADESDEKNCTSKIEICDRRIQFECSEGSCIPLEKVCNKNPDCIGWEDESTELCGVDECAKNNGGCSQICVDLPIGYRCDCHAGYRLIDNRTCDDIDECLEPGSCSQFCQNEKGSFKCSCATGYLKDPRNSTRCKAAEGHASLLFARRHDIRKVALDRQEMTAIVNNTKMATALDFVFRTGMIFWSDISEKKIYKAPIDEGNERTVVIENDLTTSDGLAVDWIYSHIYWTDSGKDTIELANFEGNMRKTLIRDRIQEPRAIALNPLEGWMFWTDWSDEARIERAGMDGTHRSVIVGNDVKWPNGLTLDLIGKRVYWVDAKLNIIGSCNYDGTGRRTVLYSPNNLRHPFSITTFEDYVYWTDWDKETIFKANKFTGKEMEAVTSIRTLQHPMVVHVYHPYRQPDGMNQCQAVNGHCSHLCLPAPRINSKSPLLSCACPDGLRLLLDGLMCVENVTTTVAPSTQAAMMPFQRLEPLNVTTTLNPLSAADADGKRNLATESTDPGLVAGIVIGVVSLGLLLLALVAVLCYRHYLHRNVTSMNFDNPVYRKTTEDQFSLEKNRFPLPAATVGEEAQEPLTSPGTNDYV, from the exons ATGGGGCGAGAATCCCGTGGCGTGCTGCTACTCGTCGCGCTGGCCGCGCTAGCAGCCGCGAATGCCTTCTCAATTGACA GTAAACTAGCTTGTCCTTTGAGGCAGTTTCGGTGTGCCAATGGCAGATGCATTCCAATCTCATGGGTCTGCGATAAATCGGACGACTGTACCGACAATTCCGATGAAAGCCCGGAGGAGTGCAAAT TTGCACAGGAATGCAAGGACTCGGACTTCAAGTGCACCAATGGCAGATGCATACCGAATATATGGCATTGCGATGGTGACCGAGATTGCCCGGATGGCGCCGACGAGGATCCTGCTGTCTGTA GAGCGACACCGTGCAGTGAAACGGAGTTCCAATGCAGCCCGGGCGAGTGCATCCCGAAGACCTGGGTGTGCGATCATCAGATAGATTGCACCGACGGTTTGGACGAGAAGAATTGTCGCA ACGACACTTGCCGGTCTGACGAGTTTACCTGTGCGAACAAGCACTGTATCCAGCAGCTCTGGGTATGCGATAACGATAACGATTGTGGGGATAACAGTGACGAGAAAGCTTGTGGGCCGACAACTTGTAATCCTGGCACTGATTTCTCATGTTCtgaaaattattgcataaCATCACGATGGAGATGTGATGGCGATTATGATTGTCCCGATCGATCCGACGAAATAGGATGCAAG GAATCTGTGAGCAAAGAGAGAATTAGTCATTGCGACAAGGAATTTGATTGCGACGATGGCGTTACTTGCATCCACCAGACATGGGTGTGTGATGGTGAGAAGGATTGCCCGAATGGTGCGGACGAATCTCCGCAGAGATGTCACAATGTTACCTGCAGGCCCGATCAATTTCAGTGCGAAGATCGCCGTTCTTGCATCTCgg gacATCTATATTGCAACGGTAAAGCAGAATGTGCCGACGAAAGTGACGAGAAGAATTGCACAAGCAAAATCGAAATCTGTGATCGACGGATTCAGTTTGAATGTAGTGAGGGTTCGTGCATTCCTTTGGAGAAAGTTTGTAACAAAAATCCAGATTGCATCGGCTGGGAGGACGAAAGTACCGAGCTTTGCGGAGTGGATGAATGCGCGAAAAACAATGGCGGATGCTCGCAGATTTGTGTAGATTTGCCTATAGGTTACCGATGCGATTGTCACGCGGGTTATAGACTCATTGACAATCGTACATGCGATG ATATCGACGAATGTTTGGAACCCGGTAGCTGTTCTCAATTTTGCCAAAATGAAAAGGGCAGCTTCAAATGTAGTTGTGCTACTGGTTATCTTAAAGATCCGCGGAACTCGACACGTTGTAAAGCTGCAGAAGGTCATGCGAGTCTGTTGTTCGCCCGTCGACACGATATCCGAAAGGTAGCTCTGGATCGTCAAGAAATGACTGCTATCGTTAACAATACAAAAATGGCAACAGCTTTAGATTTTGTCTTCCGCACTGGGATGATCTTCTGGAGCGATATTagcgaaaagaaaatttacaa AGCTCCAATAGACGAAGGAAATGAGCGTACAGTCGTTATCGAGAACGATCTCACTACATCGGATGGATTGGCAGTTGATTGGATTTACAGTCATATTTATTGGACAGACTCTGGAAAAGATACCATTGAGTTGGCCAATTTTGAAGGAAACATGAGAAAGACTCTGATAAGAGATCGCATTCAGGAACCTAGAGCAATAGCTTTGAATCCTTTAGAAGGTTGGATGTTTTGGACAGACTGGAGTGACGAAGCTCGTATCGAACGAGCCGGCATGGACGGCACTCATCGATCG GTGATTGTCGGCAATGATGTCAAATGGCCTAATGGCTTAACTCTAGACCTGATTGGTAAAAGAGTATATTGGGTAGATGCAAAGTTGAATATCATAGGTTCCTGCAATTATGATGGTACTGGTAGACGAACGGTTCTCTACTCTCCGAATAATCTCAGACATCCCTTCAGTATTACAACCTTCGAGGATTATGTATACTGGACCGATTGGGACAAGGAAACGATCtttaaagcaaataaatttaccgGAAAAGAAATGGAAGCCGTAACGTCGATCAGAACGCTTCAACATCCGATGGTAGTCCATGTATATCATCCTTATAGGCAGCCAGATGGAATGAATCAGTGTCAGGCTGTCAATGGGCATTGCAGCCATTTATGTTTACCGGCACCTAGAATTAACTCCAAATCGCCACTGTTGTCATGCGCCTGTCCTGACGGCTTACGACTATTGCTCGATGGATTGATGTGCGTGGAAAATG TTACTACGACCGTAGCTCCGTCGACGCAAGCAGCAATGATGCCGTTCCAGAGGCTCGAGCCTCTGAATGTTACAACGACTCTCA aTCCATTATCCGCAGCAGATGCAGATGGAAAGAGAAATTTAGCAACTGAATCAACAGATCCTGGCTTAGTCGCCGGCATTGTGATAGGCGTAGTGTCTTTAGGACTACTATTACTCGCACTTGTGGCAGTACTCTGCTACAGGCATTATCTTCATCGTAATGTCACTAGTATGAACTTTGATAATCCCGTCTATAGGAAGACTACAGAGGATCAGTTtagtcttgaaaaaaatagatttccgCTTCCCGCAGCTACAGTTGGAGAGGAG GCTCAGGAACCATTGACAAGTCCTGGAACAAACGATTATGTTTAA
- the LOC140666333 gene encoding low-density lipoprotein receptor isoform X3: MGRESRGVLLLVALAALAAANAFSIDSKLACPLRQFRCANGRCIPISWVCDKSDDCTDNSDESPEECKFAQECKDSDFKCTNGRCIPNIWHCDGDRDCPDGADEDPAVCRSKSCTPEQFTCHSGNGECVALTWMCDDNPDCSDGSDEAECNDTCRSDEFTCANKHCIQQLWVCDNDNDCGDNSDEKACGPTTCNPGTDFSCSENYCITSRWRCDGDYDCPDRSDEIGCKESVSKERISHCDKEFDCDDGVTCIHQTWVCDGEKDCPNGADESPQRCHNVTCRPDQFQCEDRRSCISGHLYCNGKAECADESDEKNCTSKIEICDRRIQFECSEGSCIPLEKVCNKNPDCIGWEDESTELCGVDECAKNNGGCSQICVDLPIGYRCDCHAGYRLIDNRTCDDIDECLEPGSCSQFCQNEKGSFKCSCATGYLKDPRNSTRCKAAEGHASLLFARRHDIRKVALDRQEMTAIVNNTKMATALDFVFRTGMIFWSDISEKKIYKAPIDEGNERTVVIENDLTTSDGLAVDWIYSHIYWTDSGKDTIELANFEGNMRKTLIRDRIQEPRAIALNPLEGWMFWTDWSDEARIERAGMDGTHRSVIVGNDVKWPNGLTLDLIGKRVYWVDAKLNIIGSCNYDGTGRRTVLYSPNNLRHPFSITTFEDYVYWTDWDKETIFKANKFTGKEMEAVTSIRTLQHPMVVHVYHPYRQPDGMNQCQAVNGHCSHLCLPAPRINSKSPLLSCACPDGLRLLLDGLMCVENDPLSAADADGKRNLATESTDPGLVAGIVIGVVSLGLLLLALVAVLCYRHYLHRNVTSMNFDNPVYRKTTEDQFSLEKNRFPLPAATVGEEAQEPLTSPGTNDYV; this comes from the exons ATGGGGCGAGAATCCCGTGGCGTGCTGCTACTCGTCGCGCTGGCCGCGCTAGCAGCCGCGAATGCCTTCTCAATTGACA GTAAACTAGCTTGTCCTTTGAGGCAGTTTCGGTGTGCCAATGGCAGATGCATTCCAATCTCATGGGTCTGCGATAAATCGGACGACTGTACCGACAATTCCGATGAAAGCCCGGAGGAGTGCAAAT TTGCACAGGAATGCAAGGACTCGGACTTCAAGTGCACCAATGGCAGATGCATACCGAATATATGGCATTGCGATGGTGACCGAGATTGCCCGGATGGCGCCGACGAGGATCCTGCTGTCTGTA GATCCAAGAGCTGTACGCCGGAACAATTCACATGCCATTCGGGAAATGGCGAGTGTGTGGCATTAACATGGATGTGCGACGACAACCCAGACTGTTCGGACGGTTCAGACGAGGCTGAGTGCA ACGACACTTGCCGGTCTGACGAGTTTACCTGTGCGAACAAGCACTGTATCCAGCAGCTCTGGGTATGCGATAACGATAACGATTGTGGGGATAACAGTGACGAGAAAGCTTGTGGGCCGACAACTTGTAATCCTGGCACTGATTTCTCATGTTCtgaaaattattgcataaCATCACGATGGAGATGTGATGGCGATTATGATTGTCCCGATCGATCCGACGAAATAGGATGCAAG GAATCTGTGAGCAAAGAGAGAATTAGTCATTGCGACAAGGAATTTGATTGCGACGATGGCGTTACTTGCATCCACCAGACATGGGTGTGTGATGGTGAGAAGGATTGCCCGAATGGTGCGGACGAATCTCCGCAGAGATGTCACAATGTTACCTGCAGGCCCGATCAATTTCAGTGCGAAGATCGCCGTTCTTGCATCTCgg gacATCTATATTGCAACGGTAAAGCAGAATGTGCCGACGAAAGTGACGAGAAGAATTGCACAAGCAAAATCGAAATCTGTGATCGACGGATTCAGTTTGAATGTAGTGAGGGTTCGTGCATTCCTTTGGAGAAAGTTTGTAACAAAAATCCAGATTGCATCGGCTGGGAGGACGAAAGTACCGAGCTTTGCGGAGTGGATGAATGCGCGAAAAACAATGGCGGATGCTCGCAGATTTGTGTAGATTTGCCTATAGGTTACCGATGCGATTGTCACGCGGGTTATAGACTCATTGACAATCGTACATGCGATG ATATCGACGAATGTTTGGAACCCGGTAGCTGTTCTCAATTTTGCCAAAATGAAAAGGGCAGCTTCAAATGTAGTTGTGCTACTGGTTATCTTAAAGATCCGCGGAACTCGACACGTTGTAAAGCTGCAGAAGGTCATGCGAGTCTGTTGTTCGCCCGTCGACACGATATCCGAAAGGTAGCTCTGGATCGTCAAGAAATGACTGCTATCGTTAACAATACAAAAATGGCAACAGCTTTAGATTTTGTCTTCCGCACTGGGATGATCTTCTGGAGCGATATTagcgaaaagaaaatttacaa AGCTCCAATAGACGAAGGAAATGAGCGTACAGTCGTTATCGAGAACGATCTCACTACATCGGATGGATTGGCAGTTGATTGGATTTACAGTCATATTTATTGGACAGACTCTGGAAAAGATACCATTGAGTTGGCCAATTTTGAAGGAAACATGAGAAAGACTCTGATAAGAGATCGCATTCAGGAACCTAGAGCAATAGCTTTGAATCCTTTAGAAGGTTGGATGTTTTGGACAGACTGGAGTGACGAAGCTCGTATCGAACGAGCCGGCATGGACGGCACTCATCGATCG GTGATTGTCGGCAATGATGTCAAATGGCCTAATGGCTTAACTCTAGACCTGATTGGTAAAAGAGTATATTGGGTAGATGCAAAGTTGAATATCATAGGTTCCTGCAATTATGATGGTACTGGTAGACGAACGGTTCTCTACTCTCCGAATAATCTCAGACATCCCTTCAGTATTACAACCTTCGAGGATTATGTATACTGGACCGATTGGGACAAGGAAACGATCtttaaagcaaataaatttaccgGAAAAGAAATGGAAGCCGTAACGTCGATCAGAACGCTTCAACATCCGATGGTAGTCCATGTATATCATCCTTATAGGCAGCCAGATGGAATGAATCAGTGTCAGGCTGTCAATGGGCATTGCAGCCATTTATGTTTACCGGCACCTAGAATTAACTCCAAATCGCCACTGTTGTCATGCGCCTGTCCTGACGGCTTACGACTATTGCTCGATGGATTGATGTGCGTGGAAAATG aTCCATTATCCGCAGCAGATGCAGATGGAAAGAGAAATTTAGCAACTGAATCAACAGATCCTGGCTTAGTCGCCGGCATTGTGATAGGCGTAGTGTCTTTAGGACTACTATTACTCGCACTTGTGGCAGTACTCTGCTACAGGCATTATCTTCATCGTAATGTCACTAGTATGAACTTTGATAATCCCGTCTATAGGAAGACTACAGAGGATCAGTTtagtcttgaaaaaaatagatttccgCTTCCCGCAGCTACAGTTGGAGAGGAG GCTCAGGAACCATTGACAAGTCCTGGAACAAACGATTATGTTTAA
- the LOC140666333 gene encoding low-density lipoprotein receptor isoform X1, which translates to MGRESRGVLLLVALAALAAANAFSIDSKLACPLRQFRCANGRCIPISWVCDKSDDCTDNSDESPEECKFAQECKDSDFKCTNGRCIPNIWHCDGDRDCPDGADEDPAVCRSKSCTPEQFTCHSGNGECVALTWMCDDNPDCSDGSDEAECNDTCRSDEFTCANKHCIQQLWVCDNDNDCGDNSDEKACGPTTCNPGTDFSCSENYCITSRWRCDGDYDCPDRSDEIGCKESVSKERISHCDKEFDCDDGVTCIHQTWVCDGEKDCPNGADESPQRCHNVTCRPDQFQCEDRRSCISGHLYCNGKAECADESDEKNCTSKIEICDRRIQFECSEGSCIPLEKVCNKNPDCIGWEDESTELCGVDECAKNNGGCSQICVDLPIGYRCDCHAGYRLIDNRTCDDIDECLEPGSCSQFCQNEKGSFKCSCATGYLKDPRNSTRCKAAEGHASLLFARRHDIRKVALDRQEMTAIVNNTKMATALDFVFRTGMIFWSDISEKKIYKAPIDEGNERTVVIENDLTTSDGLAVDWIYSHIYWTDSGKDTIELANFEGNMRKTLIRDRIQEPRAIALNPLEGWMFWTDWSDEARIERAGMDGTHRSVIVGNDVKWPNGLTLDLIGKRVYWVDAKLNIIGSCNYDGTGRRTVLYSPNNLRHPFSITTFEDYVYWTDWDKETIFKANKFTGKEMEAVTSIRTLQHPMVVHVYHPYRQPDGMNQCQAVNGHCSHLCLPAPRINSKSPLLSCACPDGLRLLLDGLMCVENVTTTVAPSTQAAMMPFQRLEPLNVTTTLNPLSAADADGKRNLATESTDPGLVAGIVIGVVSLGLLLLALVAVLCYRHYLHRNVTSMNFDNPVYRKTTEDQFSLEKNRFPLPAATVGEEAQEPLTSPGTNDYV; encoded by the exons ATGGGGCGAGAATCCCGTGGCGTGCTGCTACTCGTCGCGCTGGCCGCGCTAGCAGCCGCGAATGCCTTCTCAATTGACA GTAAACTAGCTTGTCCTTTGAGGCAGTTTCGGTGTGCCAATGGCAGATGCATTCCAATCTCATGGGTCTGCGATAAATCGGACGACTGTACCGACAATTCCGATGAAAGCCCGGAGGAGTGCAAAT TTGCACAGGAATGCAAGGACTCGGACTTCAAGTGCACCAATGGCAGATGCATACCGAATATATGGCATTGCGATGGTGACCGAGATTGCCCGGATGGCGCCGACGAGGATCCTGCTGTCTGTA GATCCAAGAGCTGTACGCCGGAACAATTCACATGCCATTCGGGAAATGGCGAGTGTGTGGCATTAACATGGATGTGCGACGACAACCCAGACTGTTCGGACGGTTCAGACGAGGCTGAGTGCA ACGACACTTGCCGGTCTGACGAGTTTACCTGTGCGAACAAGCACTGTATCCAGCAGCTCTGGGTATGCGATAACGATAACGATTGTGGGGATAACAGTGACGAGAAAGCTTGTGGGCCGACAACTTGTAATCCTGGCACTGATTTCTCATGTTCtgaaaattattgcataaCATCACGATGGAGATGTGATGGCGATTATGATTGTCCCGATCGATCCGACGAAATAGGATGCAAG GAATCTGTGAGCAAAGAGAGAATTAGTCATTGCGACAAGGAATTTGATTGCGACGATGGCGTTACTTGCATCCACCAGACATGGGTGTGTGATGGTGAGAAGGATTGCCCGAATGGTGCGGACGAATCTCCGCAGAGATGTCACAATGTTACCTGCAGGCCCGATCAATTTCAGTGCGAAGATCGCCGTTCTTGCATCTCgg gacATCTATATTGCAACGGTAAAGCAGAATGTGCCGACGAAAGTGACGAGAAGAATTGCACAAGCAAAATCGAAATCTGTGATCGACGGATTCAGTTTGAATGTAGTGAGGGTTCGTGCATTCCTTTGGAGAAAGTTTGTAACAAAAATCCAGATTGCATCGGCTGGGAGGACGAAAGTACCGAGCTTTGCGGAGTGGATGAATGCGCGAAAAACAATGGCGGATGCTCGCAGATTTGTGTAGATTTGCCTATAGGTTACCGATGCGATTGTCACGCGGGTTATAGACTCATTGACAATCGTACATGCGATG ATATCGACGAATGTTTGGAACCCGGTAGCTGTTCTCAATTTTGCCAAAATGAAAAGGGCAGCTTCAAATGTAGTTGTGCTACTGGTTATCTTAAAGATCCGCGGAACTCGACACGTTGTAAAGCTGCAGAAGGTCATGCGAGTCTGTTGTTCGCCCGTCGACACGATATCCGAAAGGTAGCTCTGGATCGTCAAGAAATGACTGCTATCGTTAACAATACAAAAATGGCAACAGCTTTAGATTTTGTCTTCCGCACTGGGATGATCTTCTGGAGCGATATTagcgaaaagaaaatttacaa AGCTCCAATAGACGAAGGAAATGAGCGTACAGTCGTTATCGAGAACGATCTCACTACATCGGATGGATTGGCAGTTGATTGGATTTACAGTCATATTTATTGGACAGACTCTGGAAAAGATACCATTGAGTTGGCCAATTTTGAAGGAAACATGAGAAAGACTCTGATAAGAGATCGCATTCAGGAACCTAGAGCAATAGCTTTGAATCCTTTAGAAGGTTGGATGTTTTGGACAGACTGGAGTGACGAAGCTCGTATCGAACGAGCCGGCATGGACGGCACTCATCGATCG GTGATTGTCGGCAATGATGTCAAATGGCCTAATGGCTTAACTCTAGACCTGATTGGTAAAAGAGTATATTGGGTAGATGCAAAGTTGAATATCATAGGTTCCTGCAATTATGATGGTACTGGTAGACGAACGGTTCTCTACTCTCCGAATAATCTCAGACATCCCTTCAGTATTACAACCTTCGAGGATTATGTATACTGGACCGATTGGGACAAGGAAACGATCtttaaagcaaataaatttaccgGAAAAGAAATGGAAGCCGTAACGTCGATCAGAACGCTTCAACATCCGATGGTAGTCCATGTATATCATCCTTATAGGCAGCCAGATGGAATGAATCAGTGTCAGGCTGTCAATGGGCATTGCAGCCATTTATGTTTACCGGCACCTAGAATTAACTCCAAATCGCCACTGTTGTCATGCGCCTGTCCTGACGGCTTACGACTATTGCTCGATGGATTGATGTGCGTGGAAAATG TTACTACGACCGTAGCTCCGTCGACGCAAGCAGCAATGATGCCGTTCCAGAGGCTCGAGCCTCTGAATGTTACAACGACTCTCA aTCCATTATCCGCAGCAGATGCAGATGGAAAGAGAAATTTAGCAACTGAATCAACAGATCCTGGCTTAGTCGCCGGCATTGTGATAGGCGTAGTGTCTTTAGGACTACTATTACTCGCACTTGTGGCAGTACTCTGCTACAGGCATTATCTTCATCGTAATGTCACTAGTATGAACTTTGATAATCCCGTCTATAGGAAGACTACAGAGGATCAGTTtagtcttgaaaaaaatagatttccgCTTCCCGCAGCTACAGTTGGAGAGGAG GCTCAGGAACCATTGACAAGTCCTGGAACAAACGATTATGTTTAA
- the LOC140666333 gene encoding low-density lipoprotein receptor isoform X4: MGRESRGVLLLVALAALAAANAFSIDSKLACPLRQFRCANGRCIPISWVCDKSDDCTDNSDESPEECKFAQECKDSDFKCTNGRCIPNIWHCDGDRDCPDGADEDPAVCNDTCRSDEFTCANKHCIQQLWVCDNDNDCGDNSDEKACGPTTCNPGTDFSCSENYCITSRWRCDGDYDCPDRSDEIGCKESVSKERISHCDKEFDCDDGVTCIHQTWVCDGEKDCPNGADESPQRCHNVTCRPDQFQCEDRRSCISGHLYCNGKAECADESDEKNCTSKIEICDRRIQFECSEGSCIPLEKVCNKNPDCIGWEDESTELCGVDECAKNNGGCSQICVDLPIGYRCDCHAGYRLIDNRTCDDIDECLEPGSCSQFCQNEKGSFKCSCATGYLKDPRNSTRCKAAEGHASLLFARRHDIRKVALDRQEMTAIVNNTKMATALDFVFRTGMIFWSDISEKKIYKAPIDEGNERTVVIENDLTTSDGLAVDWIYSHIYWTDSGKDTIELANFEGNMRKTLIRDRIQEPRAIALNPLEGWMFWTDWSDEARIERAGMDGTHRSVIVGNDVKWPNGLTLDLIGKRVYWVDAKLNIIGSCNYDGTGRRTVLYSPNNLRHPFSITTFEDYVYWTDWDKETIFKANKFTGKEMEAVTSIRTLQHPMVVHVYHPYRQPDGMNQCQAVNGHCSHLCLPAPRINSKSPLLSCACPDGLRLLLDGLMCVENVTTTVAPSTQAAMMPFQRLEPLNVTTTLNPLSAADADGKRNLATESTDPGLVAGIVIGVVSLGLLLLALVAVLCYRHYLHRNVTSMNFDNPVYRKTTEDQFSLEKNRFPLPAATVGEEAQEPLTSPGTNDYV, encoded by the exons ATGGGGCGAGAATCCCGTGGCGTGCTGCTACTCGTCGCGCTGGCCGCGCTAGCAGCCGCGAATGCCTTCTCAATTGACA GTAAACTAGCTTGTCCTTTGAGGCAGTTTCGGTGTGCCAATGGCAGATGCATTCCAATCTCATGGGTCTGCGATAAATCGGACGACTGTACCGACAATTCCGATGAAAGCCCGGAGGAGTGCAAAT TTGCACAGGAATGCAAGGACTCGGACTTCAAGTGCACCAATGGCAGATGCATACCGAATATATGGCATTGCGATGGTGACCGAGATTGCCCGGATGGCGCCGACGAGGATCCTGCTGTCTGTA ACGACACTTGCCGGTCTGACGAGTTTACCTGTGCGAACAAGCACTGTATCCAGCAGCTCTGGGTATGCGATAACGATAACGATTGTGGGGATAACAGTGACGAGAAAGCTTGTGGGCCGACAACTTGTAATCCTGGCACTGATTTCTCATGTTCtgaaaattattgcataaCATCACGATGGAGATGTGATGGCGATTATGATTGTCCCGATCGATCCGACGAAATAGGATGCAAG GAATCTGTGAGCAAAGAGAGAATTAGTCATTGCGACAAGGAATTTGATTGCGACGATGGCGTTACTTGCATCCACCAGACATGGGTGTGTGATGGTGAGAAGGATTGCCCGAATGGTGCGGACGAATCTCCGCAGAGATGTCACAATGTTACCTGCAGGCCCGATCAATTTCAGTGCGAAGATCGCCGTTCTTGCATCTCgg gacATCTATATTGCAACGGTAAAGCAGAATGTGCCGACGAAAGTGACGAGAAGAATTGCACAAGCAAAATCGAAATCTGTGATCGACGGATTCAGTTTGAATGTAGTGAGGGTTCGTGCATTCCTTTGGAGAAAGTTTGTAACAAAAATCCAGATTGCATCGGCTGGGAGGACGAAAGTACCGAGCTTTGCGGAGTGGATGAATGCGCGAAAAACAATGGCGGATGCTCGCAGATTTGTGTAGATTTGCCTATAGGTTACCGATGCGATTGTCACGCGGGTTATAGACTCATTGACAATCGTACATGCGATG ATATCGACGAATGTTTGGAACCCGGTAGCTGTTCTCAATTTTGCCAAAATGAAAAGGGCAGCTTCAAATGTAGTTGTGCTACTGGTTATCTTAAAGATCCGCGGAACTCGACACGTTGTAAAGCTGCAGAAGGTCATGCGAGTCTGTTGTTCGCCCGTCGACACGATATCCGAAAGGTAGCTCTGGATCGTCAAGAAATGACTGCTATCGTTAACAATACAAAAATGGCAACAGCTTTAGATTTTGTCTTCCGCACTGGGATGATCTTCTGGAGCGATATTagcgaaaagaaaatttacaa AGCTCCAATAGACGAAGGAAATGAGCGTACAGTCGTTATCGAGAACGATCTCACTACATCGGATGGATTGGCAGTTGATTGGATTTACAGTCATATTTATTGGACAGACTCTGGAAAAGATACCATTGAGTTGGCCAATTTTGAAGGAAACATGAGAAAGACTCTGATAAGAGATCGCATTCAGGAACCTAGAGCAATAGCTTTGAATCCTTTAGAAGGTTGGATGTTTTGGACAGACTGGAGTGACGAAGCTCGTATCGAACGAGCCGGCATGGACGGCACTCATCGATCG GTGATTGTCGGCAATGATGTCAAATGGCCTAATGGCTTAACTCTAGACCTGATTGGTAAAAGAGTATATTGGGTAGATGCAAAGTTGAATATCATAGGTTCCTGCAATTATGATGGTACTGGTAGACGAACGGTTCTCTACTCTCCGAATAATCTCAGACATCCCTTCAGTATTACAACCTTCGAGGATTATGTATACTGGACCGATTGGGACAAGGAAACGATCtttaaagcaaataaatttaccgGAAAAGAAATGGAAGCCGTAACGTCGATCAGAACGCTTCAACATCCGATGGTAGTCCATGTATATCATCCTTATAGGCAGCCAGATGGAATGAATCAGTGTCAGGCTGTCAATGGGCATTGCAGCCATTTATGTTTACCGGCACCTAGAATTAACTCCAAATCGCCACTGTTGTCATGCGCCTGTCCTGACGGCTTACGACTATTGCTCGATGGATTGATGTGCGTGGAAAATG TTACTACGACCGTAGCTCCGTCGACGCAAGCAGCAATGATGCCGTTCCAGAGGCTCGAGCCTCTGAATGTTACAACGACTCTCA aTCCATTATCCGCAGCAGATGCAGATGGAAAGAGAAATTTAGCAACTGAATCAACAGATCCTGGCTTAGTCGCCGGCATTGTGATAGGCGTAGTGTCTTTAGGACTACTATTACTCGCACTTGTGGCAGTACTCTGCTACAGGCATTATCTTCATCGTAATGTCACTAGTATGAACTTTGATAATCCCGTCTATAGGAAGACTACAGAGGATCAGTTtagtcttgaaaaaaatagatttccgCTTCCCGCAGCTACAGTTGGAGAGGAG GCTCAGGAACCATTGACAAGTCCTGGAACAAACGATTATGTTTAA